One stretch of Comamonas testosteroni DNA includes these proteins:
- a CDS encoding Bug family tripartite tricarboxylate transporter substrate binding protein gives MNRRLILASIGAVGALTTMATARAEAAFPQKPITFVVPYLAGGTTDLVARVVGEHMARTLGQPVVIENKPGAGGNIGMDAVAKSKPDGYTIGFGAISTNALNPHIYKSMAFDPRKDFTAVSMLGYSTIVLEVGKGFPANNVQELIAYIKANPGFQYGTAGAGTSMHLAGVMFAQMTGLDTVHVPYKGSVPGITDMLGGHLPAMFDNLPASLPHIQAGKLKALAVAGSERSPSLPNVPTIAESGLKGYAVDPWFGVYGPAKLDPAITARLNTAINQALSDPAVKDKLVQAGFTPKGSAAQAFEALTQSEYKRLGDAARKAQMQVN, from the coding sequence ATGAACCGTCGACTGATACTCGCCTCAATTGGCGCCGTAGGTGCGCTCACCACCATGGCAACCGCTCGCGCAGAAGCAGCTTTCCCGCAAAAACCCATTACCTTTGTCGTTCCCTATCTGGCTGGAGGAACGACCGATCTTGTGGCACGAGTCGTGGGTGAGCACATGGCACGCACACTGGGTCAGCCGGTGGTGATCGAGAACAAGCCTGGCGCCGGAGGCAATATCGGCATGGATGCCGTGGCCAAGTCCAAGCCCGACGGCTACACGATCGGTTTCGGAGCCATCTCCACCAATGCGCTCAACCCGCACATCTACAAATCGATGGCGTTTGATCCCCGCAAGGACTTCACTGCAGTCTCCATGCTGGGCTATTCCACCATCGTGCTGGAAGTGGGCAAGGGCTTCCCGGCAAACAACGTGCAGGAGCTCATCGCCTATATCAAAGCGAACCCAGGCTTTCAGTACGGTACGGCCGGCGCCGGAACCAGCATGCACCTGGCTGGCGTGATGTTTGCGCAAATGACAGGCCTGGATACTGTCCATGTGCCCTACAAAGGCAGCGTACCGGGTATTACCGACATGCTTGGCGGCCACCTGCCCGCCATGTTTGATAACCTGCCCGCGTCCCTGCCGCACATTCAGGCAGGCAAGCTCAAAGCACTGGCCGTGGCTGGTAGCGAGCGCAGTCCATCCTTACCCAATGTGCCGACAATCGCGGAGAGCGGCCTCAAAGGCTACGCAGTCGATCCATGGTTCGGCGTATATGGCCCAGCCAAGCTGGATCCAGCGATCACAGCCAGACTCAATACTGCCATCAACCAGGCCCTGAGCGATCCCGCCGTCAAGGACAAGCTGGTACAGGCCGGATTCACCCCCAAGGGGTCTGCGGCACAAGCCTTCGAAGCACTGACACAGTCCGAATACAAACGACTGGGCGATGCGGCACGCAAGGCCCAGATGCAGGTCAACTGA
- a CDS encoding tripartite tricarboxylate transporter permease: MDPQLIEQIGVAAGMGLIGAIVFAAIGLVSGTDETTTLAPLTLLVVLLGVPPAGVFTFFLAGAVAKHMTHAVPTALLGIPGDTLATPLLQDADLLRKLGVPHIALRKMVSGAIVAAFVAVPLAVLFAVMLAPFGSTITKTAPWIFLAAAVLIAYFSKGRWGAIALLVPFVMVILALQALTAKYDTKLSISYFLGIAIGPLVADLFTVMAPAGRKSMLRDKVRQFNLAPDVKGWSGYFPNPLKVLDRTQTRWTLTTAAISSATFVFSPVAMTVVLGELVGSRIKHAYHRLTTVLSARNGVTEATYIAETLIPLIAFGLPLSPVAAGPAAPLFNAPPRFTVDAATGQTHNLHNLLSHWEFLGYGLLSVLLAAVVSYPFAMNYARRAAMFVSRKVSHEAIIATFVGLIIVISVWEGGLLGLLVILTMGLMGGLLSRTFGFNTGVQFMGYYTAVLSVPALLKLF; the protein is encoded by the coding sequence ATGGATCCTCAACTCATTGAACAAATCGGCGTCGCCGCGGGCATGGGCCTGATCGGCGCCATCGTCTTTGCTGCAATCGGACTGGTTTCCGGCACCGACGAAACCACGACACTGGCACCACTCACCCTGCTTGTCGTGTTGCTCGGCGTTCCGCCGGCAGGCGTCTTTACCTTCTTTCTGGCTGGTGCCGTTGCCAAGCACATGACCCATGCCGTTCCGACAGCGCTGCTGGGCATTCCCGGAGATACACTCGCCACGCCTTTGCTGCAGGATGCAGACTTGCTGCGCAAACTTGGCGTGCCGCATATTGCCTTGCGCAAAATGGTCTCGGGAGCCATTGTAGCGGCCTTTGTCGCCGTGCCGCTGGCGGTGCTGTTTGCCGTGATGCTGGCTCCATTCGGCTCAACCATTACCAAGACTGCACCCTGGATTTTTCTGGCCGCAGCCGTGCTGATTGCTTATTTCTCCAAAGGCCGCTGGGGTGCAATTGCTTTGCTCGTGCCCTTTGTGATGGTGATTCTGGCTCTGCAGGCACTGACGGCAAAGTACGACACCAAGCTCAGCATCAGCTACTTCCTGGGTATCGCCATTGGACCTCTGGTCGCCGATCTCTTTACCGTCATGGCGCCCGCAGGCCGCAAGAGCATGTTGCGCGACAAGGTTCGCCAGTTCAACCTGGCTCCTGATGTCAAGGGTTGGTCGGGATATTTCCCCAACCCTCTCAAGGTTCTGGATCGAACCCAGACCCGTTGGACGTTGACGACTGCCGCCATTTCCAGCGCAACTTTTGTATTCAGCCCTGTGGCCATGACCGTGGTGCTGGGCGAGTTGGTGGGCTCTCGCATCAAACACGCCTATCACCGCCTGACCACGGTGCTCAGCGCTCGGAACGGCGTGACGGAAGCCACCTACATTGCTGAAACGCTGATCCCGCTGATCGCCTTCGGTTTGCCCCTGAGTCCTGTGGCTGCCGGCCCTGCCGCACCGTTGTTCAATGCACCTCCACGCTTCACGGTGGATGCGGCTACGGGCCAGACCCACAATCTGCACAACCTGCTGAGCCACTGGGAGTTTCTGGGCTACGGCTTGTTGTCTGTGTTGCTTGCCGCAGTGGTGTCCTATCCGTTTGCGATGAACTACGCGCGCCGTGCTGCAATGTTTGTCTCGCGCAAAGTCAGCCACGAAGCCATCATTGCCACCTTTGTCGGCCTGATCATCGTGATCAGCGTCTGGGAAGGCGGCCTGCTGGGTCTGCTGGTAATCTTGACCATGGGCCTCATGGGTGGCTTGCTCTCCCGTACCTTCGGCTTCAATACCGGCGTGCAGTTCATGGGCTATTACACAGCCGTGCTCAGCGTTCCTGCTCTGCTCAAGCTGTTCTGA
- a CDS encoding TolC family protein: protein MNPKFKWRLCILAGLTSACTSYAQPAEGVAASSLSSNIQKTTLASAVEAAWNRAVASAEAAGISRQAIAEKTASSALWAAPPSVELSHRNDRLQSNNGVRETEVALAVPLWLPGQKSAKQQAADSLSSLSLLSEAEGKLRIAEVVRELHWQIAELQANQSLSKQQTSTFAAIASDVDKRVKAGDLARADALAAKGELLSAQAAQSQAETQLEAAKRQWTALTGLAQTPDATLASVESPSPRQLAEHPELLRAQQQVDLARKRVGLVAKSNRSAPELITKLRQDMPGHGQGSAYSLGLAVRIPFGTDDRNAPLQAAALTELEVAQSKEQVLRTQLSARMESAKAAAQASQTQLQTEREKATLLNERAGLIRASFNAGETSLPELLRAASAAAQADYSAARQEAAFGLARARLQQAYGQLP, encoded by the coding sequence GTGAACCCCAAATTCAAATGGAGGCTCTGCATCCTTGCAGGGCTGACGTCGGCGTGCACTTCTTATGCACAGCCGGCGGAAGGCGTTGCTGCGTCCAGTTTGAGCAGCAACATTCAAAAAACAACCCTGGCATCTGCCGTTGAGGCGGCCTGGAATCGCGCCGTTGCCTCTGCGGAGGCAGCAGGCATTTCTCGGCAGGCCATTGCAGAAAAGACAGCATCAAGTGCTCTTTGGGCGGCACCTCCCTCAGTGGAGTTGAGCCACCGAAACGATCGTCTGCAAAGCAACAACGGTGTCCGCGAGACGGAAGTCGCGTTGGCCGTCCCTCTCTGGCTTCCTGGGCAGAAAAGTGCCAAACAGCAGGCCGCGGACTCGCTGTCATCTCTCTCTTTGCTATCTGAGGCCGAGGGGAAGCTGCGTATTGCTGAAGTCGTCCGTGAGCTTCATTGGCAGATTGCGGAGCTGCAGGCCAACCAATCGCTGTCAAAGCAACAGACCAGCACTTTTGCGGCCATCGCATCCGACGTGGATAAGCGTGTCAAAGCCGGTGATCTGGCAAGAGCAGATGCCTTGGCAGCCAAAGGGGAGCTTTTAAGCGCACAAGCAGCTCAGTCGCAGGCTGAAACCCAGCTTGAAGCAGCAAAGCGTCAGTGGACAGCGCTGACGGGCCTGGCTCAGACGCCTGACGCTACGTTGGCAAGTGTTGAAAGCCCGTCTCCTCGCCAGTTGGCTGAGCACCCCGAGTTGTTGCGTGCGCAACAACAGGTAGACCTGGCACGCAAGCGTGTGGGCTTGGTTGCCAAATCGAATCGCAGTGCTCCAGAGCTGATCACCAAGCTCAGGCAGGACATGCCGGGCCATGGCCAGGGTTCCGCCTACAGCCTGGGGCTTGCTGTTCGTATCCCATTTGGCACTGACGATAGAAATGCGCCATTGCAGGCTGCCGCCTTGACCGAGCTGGAAGTGGCTCAAAGCAAGGAGCAGGTGCTTCGCACTCAGTTGTCTGCTCGCATGGAGAGCGCCAAGGCGGCAGCACAAGCAAGCCAGACGCAGCTGCAGACAGAGCGCGAAAAAGCCACTTTGCTCAACGAGAGAGCCGGGTTGATTCGCGCCTCTTTCAACGCAGGCGAAACATCTCTCCCGGAACTCCTGCGCGCAGCCAGTGCGGCTGCTCAAGCCGACTACAGCGCTGCTCGCCAGGAGGCTGCATTTGGCCTCGCACGAGCACGCCTTCAACAAGCCTACGGACAACTGCCATGA
- a CDS encoding GreA/GreB family elongation factor: protein MDKLLLQQLVLKRLAEDLLQVEQAARVAHEAATHEENIAENKYDTLGLEAAYLAAGQARRAEAIRQAMANWRKFRPQPYNASQGIQLGALICLVDSDDKQQQIFLGPAGGNMKLLNGAELIQVISSKAPLGRAMLGKCEGDEVSVQAAPVRPQFEVLWVQ, encoded by the coding sequence ATGGATAAATTGTTGTTGCAGCAGCTGGTGCTGAAACGGCTGGCCGAGGACCTTCTGCAAGTCGAGCAGGCAGCGAGGGTTGCCCATGAAGCGGCGACTCATGAGGAAAATATCGCCGAAAACAAATACGACACATTGGGTCTCGAAGCTGCCTATCTGGCTGCTGGCCAAGCTCGCCGCGCGGAGGCCATCCGCCAAGCAATGGCCAATTGGCGCAAGTTCCGCCCGCAGCCCTACAACGCCAGCCAAGGTATACAGCTCGGCGCACTGATCTGCCTGGTGGATTCGGACGACAAGCAACAACAGATCTTTCTCGGCCCGGCTGGGGGGAACATGAAGTTGCTCAACGGCGCTGAGCTCATCCAGGTCATCAGCAGCAAAGCCCCCTTGGGCAGGGCTATGCTGGGTAAGTGCGAGGGTGATGAGGTGTCGGTACAGGCCGCTCCGGTCCGACCGCAGTTCGAGGTGCTGTGGGTTCAATAA
- a CDS encoding hydroxymethylglutaryl-CoA reductase, degradative translates to MAVDSRLPNFRALTPAQRWEHVATACNLSAEERNLLTQAGALPATLADGMIENVVGTFELPMGVAGNFRINGRDVLIPLAVEEPSIIAAASFMAKLAREDGGFETSSTLPLMRAQVQIVGISDPYGARLALFKARDEILAQANSRDKVLISLGGGCKDIEIHVFPDSPRGPMVVMHLIVDVRDAMGANTVNTMAESVSPLVEKITGGSVRLRILSNLADLRLARARVRLTPQTLATKERSGEAIIEGVLDAYTFAAIDPYRAATHNKGIMNGIDPVIVATGNDWRAVEAGAHAYASRNGQYTSLTHWEKDNAGALVGTIELPMPVGLVGGATKTHPLARLALKIMEVKSAQELGEIAAAVGLAQNLGALRALATEGIQRGHMALHARNIALVAGAVGEEVEIVAKRLAAEHDVRTDRALEVLQEIRAQH, encoded by the coding sequence ATGGCCGTCGATTCGCGTCTTCCCAATTTCCGAGCTCTCACCCCCGCACAGCGCTGGGAGCATGTCGCCACCGCGTGCAATCTCAGCGCCGAAGAACGCAATCTACTGACCCAAGCGGGCGCCCTGCCCGCCACCTTGGCTGACGGCATGATCGAAAATGTGGTGGGCACGTTCGAGCTACCCATGGGCGTCGCAGGCAACTTCCGCATCAACGGCCGCGATGTGCTGATTCCGCTCGCAGTGGAAGAGCCCTCCATCATTGCTGCTGCTTCCTTTATGGCCAAGCTGGCCCGTGAAGACGGAGGCTTTGAAACGTCGAGTACCTTGCCGCTGATGCGTGCGCAGGTGCAAATCGTCGGCATCAGCGACCCCTATGGTGCAAGACTGGCCTTGTTCAAGGCTCGCGATGAGATCCTCGCGCAAGCCAATAGTCGAGACAAGGTGCTGATCAGCCTGGGCGGCGGCTGCAAGGACATCGAAATCCATGTCTTCCCTGATTCTCCACGCGGCCCTATGGTCGTGATGCACTTGATCGTGGACGTGCGCGATGCCATGGGTGCCAACACCGTGAACACCATGGCTGAATCGGTCTCGCCATTGGTGGAAAAGATTACCGGTGGCTCGGTACGCCTGCGCATTCTCTCGAACCTGGCAGATCTGCGCCTGGCCCGTGCTCGTGTACGCCTGACACCACAAACCTTGGCCACAAAAGAGCGCAGCGGCGAAGCAATTATTGAAGGCGTGCTCGACGCCTACACTTTCGCAGCCATTGACCCCTACCGCGCCGCTACCCACAACAAGGGCATCATGAATGGCATCGACCCCGTCATCGTCGCTACAGGCAACGATTGGCGCGCGGTCGAAGCCGGTGCCCATGCCTATGCCAGCCGCAACGGCCAATACACCTCGCTGACGCACTGGGAAAAAGACAATGCCGGTGCTTTGGTGGGAACCATCGAACTGCCCATGCCCGTGGGCTTGGTGGGTGGGGCCACCAAGACCCATCCGCTGGCGCGCCTGGCACTCAAGATCATGGAGGTGAAGTCCGCCCAGGAACTGGGCGAGATTGCCGCCGCCGTGGGTCTGGCCCAGAACCTGGGTGCTTTGCGCGCGCTGGCCACCGAAGGCATTCAGCGTGGCCATATGGCACTTCACGCTCGCAATATTGCGCTGGTCGCAGGTGCCGTTGGTGAAGAAGTAGAGATCGTCGCCAAGCGCCTGGCTGCCGAGCATGACGTGCGCACCGATCGCGCACTGGAAGTGCTGCAAGAAATTCGCGCCCAGCACTAA
- a CDS encoding TonB-dependent receptor plug domain-containing protein has product MPGYIGSRVWGAAQTSANNLFMRGFLAEGKTYLDGLRIRLDSYFGYFAEISFALERVEVLRGPASVLYCQASGGLVVS; this is encoded by the coding sequence CTGCCTGGCTATATTGGCTCGCGCGTATGGGGCGCTGCCCAGACCAGTGCCAACAACTTGTTCATGCGCGGTTTCCTCGCGGAAGGCAAAACCTACCTGGATGGTCTGCGCATTCGTCTGGATAGTTATTTCGGCTACTTTGCGGAAATATCTTTTGCTTTGGAGCGTGTCGAGGTGCTGAGAGGCCCGGCTTCGGTTCTCTATTGCCAGGCGTCTGGAGGCCTTGTCGTCAGTTGA
- a CDS encoding PLP-dependent aminotransferase family protein, with amino-acid sequence MAGGSKRQAPIAERLADLIGQQITDGVYRAGDKLPSLRELAHLHSYAKNTVVAAFDLLVSRGLVESRRGAGFYVQPQARHAVQDEDAGQLNRAMDVVWLMREQLKTLPDAVAVGDGFPPIEWLADMRMDRYHQKVVRTGLGSLFRYGSRFGYAPLRDSLVRKLGVFSLGVTPQQLVLTQGANEAMDLVIRYFVPPGATVLVDDPGYYLLFGKLKLAGARVLGVPRQADGPDVQALEQLLLTERPRLFFTQSLAHNPTGSDISAAKAYRVLQLAERHNLLLVENDPLADFKPTSSVRLSTLDQLERTIYIGSFSKSFSAALRVGFIACSAALASDLADLRSLIHVSGSEYCERMVDVMLREGHYERHLVRLRQRLGKATEQALDWLEMHECKVFARNPQSLYLWATFPGNPDAVRLAERLLAHKVTMAPGHVFNLDPSQTSPWSRCNVGAMLDPRFEVAYRAMQELR; translated from the coding sequence ATGGCGGGTGGTAGCAAGCGTCAGGCCCCTATTGCAGAGCGTTTAGCTGATTTGATAGGGCAGCAAATAACCGATGGCGTGTATCGTGCAGGGGACAAGCTGCCGTCCTTGCGTGAGCTGGCGCATTTGCACAGTTACGCCAAAAACACCGTGGTGGCAGCCTTTGACCTTTTGGTCTCGCGCGGCTTGGTGGAGTCACGGCGCGGTGCCGGCTTTTATGTTCAACCCCAGGCCCGCCATGCGGTTCAGGATGAAGACGCAGGGCAGCTCAATCGTGCGATGGATGTGGTCTGGTTGATGCGCGAGCAACTCAAGACCCTGCCAGATGCTGTCGCGGTTGGCGATGGATTTCCGCCTATAGAGTGGCTGGCCGATATGCGCATGGATCGCTATCACCAGAAAGTGGTGCGAACCGGACTGGGGTCCCTGTTTCGCTATGGCAGCCGCTTTGGCTATGCGCCGCTGCGCGATAGCCTGGTGCGCAAGCTGGGTGTGTTCAGCCTGGGTGTCACACCTCAGCAACTGGTCCTGACCCAAGGTGCGAATGAAGCCATGGATCTGGTGATTCGCTACTTCGTTCCTCCCGGCGCGACGGTGCTAGTGGACGATCCTGGCTACTACCTGCTGTTCGGCAAGCTCAAGCTGGCAGGAGCACGCGTGTTGGGAGTCCCCAGGCAAGCCGATGGGCCCGATGTCCAGGCTTTGGAGCAGTTGCTGTTGACCGAGCGCCCGCGCTTGTTCTTTACCCAGTCTCTGGCGCACAACCCCACTGGCTCGGACATCAGCGCTGCCAAGGCTTACCGCGTCCTGCAGCTGGCAGAACGGCACAACCTCTTGCTGGTAGAGAACGACCCATTGGCCGATTTCAAACCGACTTCGTCAGTGCGTTTGTCCACGCTGGATCAGCTGGAACGCACGATTTATATAGGCAGTTTTTCCAAGTCATTTTCTGCAGCCCTTCGCGTGGGATTCATCGCCTGCAGCGCTGCTCTAGCCAGCGACCTGGCAGATTTGCGATCACTGATCCATGTGAGCGGGTCCGAATACTGCGAGCGCATGGTCGATGTGATGCTCCGCGAAGGCCATTACGAGCGGCATCTCGTGCGCTTGCGCCAACGTTTGGGCAAGGCAACGGAGCAGGCGCTGGATTGGTTGGAGATGCACGAGTGCAAGGTGTTTGCGCGTAACCCTCAGTCGCTATACCTCTGGGCCACGTTCCCCGGCAATCCCGATGCCGTGCGTCTAGCCGAGCGTTTGCTCGCCCACAAAGTCACCATGGCTCCGGGCCATGTTTTCAACCTCGATCCGAGCCAGACATCGCCTTGGTCGCGCTGCAATGTAGGTGCCATGCTGGACCCCCGCTTTGAGGTGGCCTATCGAGCAATGCAGGAGCTGCGCTAG
- a CDS encoding DUF4198 domain-containing protein: MQADGKSLPIQTAVNHIAAPKPFSDLRFSATGFDDGVLIYYQARYGRQDIQARNDLELVPTHPDGNTFRLIFKGRAVAASQVNIETGEGWRRSLTPSKDGTVSFTPSFPGLYVLEVSARVNDAVVTVGGKKYNDVRYTATLSFTVPQQEGR; the protein is encoded by the coding sequence ATGCAAGCTGATGGCAAATCATTGCCAATTCAGACTGCGGTCAACCATATTGCTGCTCCCAAGCCCTTCAGCGATCTGCGCTTCTCCGCAACCGGGTTCGATGATGGAGTTCTTATCTACTATCAAGCTCGCTACGGTCGCCAGGACATTCAGGCTAGAAACGACTTGGAGCTGGTTCCGACCCACCCTGACGGAAACACCTTTCGATTGATATTCAAGGGACGAGCTGTTGCTGCGAGTCAAGTGAATATCGAAACGGGGGAAGGGTGGCGCCGTTCACTGACCCCGTCAAAGGACGGTACGGTTAGCTTCACGCCGTCTTTCCCTGGCCTGTATGTGCTTGAGGTATCGGCTCGTGTCAATGATGCAGTGGTTACTGTGGGCGGTAAAAAATATAACGATGTACGCTATACCGCGACGCTCAGTTTTACTGTCCCTCAGCAAGAGGGGAGGTGA
- a CDS encoding hydroxymethylglutaryl-CoA lyase, with product MSNASERQVKIVEVGPRDGLQNEKLPVPLNAKIELINQLSSAGLRFIEAASFVSPRWVPQMAGSAEVMALIERSPGVRYSALTPNLQGLEAALTARCDEAAVFGAASETFSQRNINCSIAQSLDRFRPVVQKALEAGVPVRGYVSCVLGCPYEGDVAAEAVLQVAQELLAMGCHEISLGDTIGRGSPKSTRKLLEVCLRDLPGARLAGHFHDTYGMAEANVCTSLEMGLRIFDSSVAGLGGCPYAQGASGNLATEKLVHALHAMGYETGVDMSRVQAAGRYIRQVLSDLHGQQVVRH from the coding sequence ATGTCGAATGCATCAGAGCGCCAGGTCAAGATCGTGGAAGTCGGGCCACGCGACGGCCTGCAAAACGAAAAGCTGCCTGTACCATTGAATGCCAAGATCGAGCTGATCAACCAGCTCAGCAGCGCAGGCCTGCGCTTTATCGAGGCAGCGTCGTTTGTGTCGCCCAGATGGGTGCCGCAAATGGCCGGCAGCGCCGAAGTGATGGCCTTGATCGAACGTAGCCCTGGAGTTCGCTACAGCGCATTGACGCCCAATCTGCAAGGACTGGAAGCTGCTCTGACTGCTCGCTGTGACGAGGCGGCGGTCTTTGGTGCGGCTTCGGAAACCTTCTCGCAACGCAATATCAATTGCAGCATTGCGCAGAGTCTGGATCGCTTCAGACCTGTGGTGCAGAAGGCGCTGGAGGCAGGAGTCCCCGTGCGTGGCTATGTGTCCTGCGTGTTGGGCTGTCCCTATGAGGGCGATGTTGCTGCAGAGGCAGTCTTGCAGGTTGCGCAAGAGCTTCTGGCCATGGGGTGCCATGAGATTTCTCTGGGCGATACGATTGGCCGCGGTTCGCCCAAGTCCACACGCAAGCTGCTGGAAGTCTGCCTCAGGGACCTTCCCGGCGCGCGCCTGGCGGGCCATTTTCACGATACCTATGGTATGGCGGAAGCCAATGTCTGCACTTCGCTGGAGATGGGACTGCGCATTTTCGACAGCTCTGTGGCGGGCCTGGGCGGCTGCCCCTATGCCCAGGGAGCCTCAGGCAATCTGGCCACCGAAAAGCTGGTCCATGCCTTGCATGCCATGGGCTATGAAACCGGTGTAGATATGTCCAGGGTTCAAGCCGCAGGTCGCTATATCCGGCAAGTGTTGAGCGATTTGCATGGCCAGCAAGTGGTGCGGCACTGA